A segment of the Mycobacterium intracellulare ATCC 13950 genome:
GACCGGGTGCTGGAACTGTCGACGCGGCTTCCCGCGTGCCGCGCCGAGATCGCCAAAGACCTTGCGCGCCAAGGCCTGACCCGCAAGCGGGTGCTGGCGCTCGCGCTGCGGCTGCTCGACCGCGGTTACTTCCGCGCCGGCGGCGAGCAATACGCCGAGGAACACGAGTCCTACGGGTTGTCCACCCTGCTATGTGAGCACGTGGTGGTCCGGCGCGACGCCGTCGAATTCGACTTTCCGGCCAAGAGCGGGGTTCGTCGCACCGTGGAAATCGAGGACCCCGACGTGGTCCGCGCGGTGCGTGCGCTGATGCGCAGGCCCGACCGCACCGAGCGATTGCTGGTGTGCCGCAACTCTTCCGGGTGGATCGATGTGCGCGCCGATGACCTCAACGCCCGATTCAAGGAGCTGGCCGGCGACGACTACACCGTCAAGGACCTGCGAACGTGGCACGGCACGGTGCTGGCGGCCGCGGCCTTCGCCGACGCCGACCCGGCGGTATCGGGCCGGGTGGCCAAGCGCGTCGAGGCCGCCGTGATGAAAGAGGTCGCCGAGGAGCTGGGCAACACGCCCGCGGTGGCGCGCGGTTCCTACGTGGATCCCCGCGTCGTCACCGGCTATGAGCAGGGTCTGACCATCGCCGCGGCGGCGCGCCGCGCCGAGCGCGCCAAATCGCCCGACCTGGCGCAGGAGATTCTGGACAAGGCCACTCGAATGCTGATCCGGCGCCTGGCCAAGGCCGACAGCGCCAACGGATCGTCCGGCCTGCGCAAGACGGCATGAACGATTCCCCACCGCCAGCTGTTAACTCGCTGTGAGTCCACCGGGCGGACCGTGAAGGGGAATAACAACCCTCTTTGCGGGTAACCCGGCACCTGTGGGAAGTGCCAAAGCCGCCCATGCGCGGCCGCCTGCCGTAGTCACGCCTGCCTGCAGGTGGTTCAACCAACAGCCACACACGCCCACCCGCCAGCACTGAAGAACCGTCTGCCCAGGAGGGAACAACATGTCCAAACAAGAGGTCTCCGACTACCTGCTGGAACGGTTGCGGGCGTGGGGCGTCGAGCACGTGTTCGGCTACCCGGGCGACGGCATCAACGGCCTGCTCG
Coding sequences within it:
- a CDS encoding DNA topoisomerase IB; this translates as MRLRRSVLSKPGIARKRRGKGFSYYEPGGKPVSDPETLQRIKDLVIPPAWKKVWISPHPNGHIQAVGVDAAGRRQYLYHSAWQAERAEEKFDRVLELSTRLPACRAEIAKDLARQGLTRKRVLALALRLLDRGYFRAGGEQYAEEHESYGLSTLLCEHVVVRRDAVEFDFPAKSGVRRTVEIEDPDVVRAVRALMRRPDRTERLLVCRNSSGWIDVRADDLNARFKELAGDDYTVKDLRTWHGTVLAAAAFADADPAVSGRVAKRVEAAVMKEVAEELGNTPAVARGSYVDPRVVTGYEQGLTIAAAARRAERAKSPDLAQEILDKATRMLIRRLAKADSANGSSGLRKTA